In one Dehalogenimonas formicexedens genomic region, the following are encoded:
- a CDS encoding deoxyguanosinetriphosphate triphosphohydrolase yields MTNPSDIRLYLEERERQWLSPCAALSSNTLGRAKAEEPSRVRTEFQRDRDRIIHSKAFRRLKHKTQVFIAPSGDHYVTRLTHTLEVSQLARTITRALRLNEDLAEAISLGHDLGHTPFGHVGEEVLNELYPGGFRHNLQSLRVVETLENNGQGLNLTAEVRDGILNHSKIPGNIMASAAGKPATLEGEVCRLADALAYINHDIGDAVRAGMISISDLPLQAVGILGETQSKMVDTMVRDVITFSIGVSDLSPGLPAKIGMSQPVLTACNQLRDFLFERVYHNRDRNAESARLTMRNLYNFYLESPERLPPEFRDLKDPARGVVDYIAGMTDQFATQTAASFGLI; encoded by the coding sequence ATGACCAACCCCTCCGATATCCGTCTTTATCTGGAAGAGCGTGAGCGCCAATGGTTGTCGCCCTGTGCCGCCCTGTCGAGCAACACCCTGGGACGGGCAAAGGCTGAAGAACCGAGTCGGGTACGCACGGAGTTTCAACGCGACAGGGACCGTATCATTCACAGTAAAGCTTTTCGCCGGCTGAAGCATAAAACCCAGGTATTTATTGCGCCTTCGGGCGATCACTATGTTACCCGGCTGACCCATACCCTGGAGGTTTCGCAACTGGCGCGAACGATAACCAGGGCTCTACGCCTTAACGAGGATTTGGCTGAAGCCATAAGTCTCGGTCACGATCTGGGCCACACCCCTTTCGGACATGTGGGTGAAGAGGTATTGAATGAACTGTACCCGGGCGGGTTCAGGCACAATTTACAGAGTCTCAGAGTGGTTGAAACACTTGAAAATAACGGGCAGGGATTGAACCTGACCGCCGAAGTCCGCGACGGCATTCTCAATCATTCCAAAATCCCGGGCAACATCATGGCTTCAGCCGCTGGTAAACCAGCGACTTTGGAAGGTGAGGTATGCCGGCTGGCTGATGCTTTAGCTTACATCAACCACGATATAGGCGACGCGGTCAGAGCTGGCATGATTTCGATATCGGATCTCCCACTTCAGGCGGTGGGGATATTGGGGGAAACTCAATCCAAAATGGTTGACACTATGGTCCGCGACGTCATAACCTTTTCGATCGGTGTATCTGACCTGTCACCGGGATTGCCGGCTAAAATCGGCATGAGTCAGCCGGTTCTTACCGCCTGCAACCAGTTAAGAGATTTTTTGTTCGAGCGGGTGTACCATAACCGCGATCGCAATGCTGAGAGTGCCCGGCTAACGATGAGGAACCTGTATAATTTCTATCTGGAGTCTCCGGAGCGTCTGCCGCCGGAATTCCGTGACTTAAAAGATCCGGCTAGAGGGGTCGTCGACTACATCGCCGGAATGACCGATCAATTCGCTACTCAGACAGCCGCGTCATTTGGTCTTATCTAA
- the dnaG gene encoding DNA primase: MDVINEIKSRADIAELVSQYTTLIRSGKSLKGLCPFHSEKHGSFFVYPESGTWHCFGACATGGDIFSFLMKKEGLSFSEALERLAEKYGVPLPSRFQPVPETSHRSDLYSVNAAAAQYFHGLLLNTDAAEKARAYLQKRGVNAGSIDSFQLGYALPEWQALKDYLNNAGYTDELLTEAGLLGRSDSGRYYDRFRDQIMFPITDIKGHVTGFGARVLDDSQPKYLNSPETPLFSKSSTLYGISLAATPIRNADAAIIVEGYLDTIISHQYGFTNTVASMGTAINEKQLHILKKLSANLILALDADAAGEEAMARCVPFENLLEREIKVVVAPTGQDPDEVIRADAEHWRRLLTSATPMVDFVFNRSIESADLHTAMGKSDLVTKLLPVVAGINDPVRRTHYLALLASRVGTAVSDLQFSLAQLKLPQPGVRATGQPAKAPPIRNHQTENYFLSILVKHPELRSVCAGFRGEYLESIEDREIYRLCLTCDEPGLFKTRLDPAVWQRLEIVSAGPVAEDRLADRLTECALRLEENYLKAAASKIKEILNAEDNRGSASELLRYKEQGLSLDSRLAELYKRKEERRRSPRR, from the coding sequence ATGGATGTCATTAACGAAATAAAATCCCGTGCCGATATAGCGGAACTGGTCAGCCAATACACGACGTTGATCCGGTCCGGCAAATCGTTGAAAGGCCTTTGCCCGTTTCACTCGGAGAAACACGGTAGTTTTTTCGTTTATCCCGAATCCGGCACCTGGCATTGTTTCGGAGCCTGCGCCACCGGCGGCGACATATTTTCATTCCTGATGAAAAAAGAAGGGCTTTCATTCTCGGAAGCGCTCGAAAGGCTGGCCGAAAAATACGGCGTCCCTCTGCCTTCAAGATTCCAACCGGTCCCTGAAACCAGCCATCGGTCGGATCTCTATTCGGTTAATGCAGCCGCCGCCCAATATTTTCATGGCTTACTTTTAAATACCGACGCGGCGGAAAAAGCACGTGCTTATTTACAGAAACGAGGCGTCAATGCCGGATCGATAGACTCTTTCCAATTGGGCTATGCCCTACCCGAATGGCAGGCGCTTAAAGACTATCTCAATAACGCCGGCTACACCGACGAGTTGCTGACCGAGGCGGGGTTGTTGGGCAGAAGCGACTCCGGCCGTTATTACGACAGGTTCCGTGACCAGATCATGTTTCCCATAACGGATATTAAGGGGCATGTCACCGGCTTCGGGGCTCGAGTCCTGGATGATTCGCAACCAAAATATCTGAACTCACCCGAAACACCCCTGTTTTCGAAAAGTTCCACCTTGTATGGCATCAGTCTCGCAGCTACGCCTATCCGCAACGCCGATGCCGCCATCATCGTTGAAGGGTATCTTGATACGATCATCAGTCATCAGTACGGATTCACCAATACGGTGGCATCGATGGGTACCGCCATCAATGAAAAACAGTTACACATCCTGAAAAAATTATCAGCCAATCTTATCCTGGCTCTCGATGCCGACGCGGCGGGCGAGGAAGCGATGGCACGGTGCGTCCCGTTTGAAAACCTGTTGGAACGCGAGATTAAGGTGGTGGTGGCTCCCACTGGTCAGGACCCGGACGAAGTGATTAGAGCCGATGCCGAACACTGGCGCAGGTTGCTGACTTCGGCAACACCCATGGTCGATTTCGTATTTAATAGATCCATTGAATCTGCCGACCTCCACACTGCCATGGGCAAATCAGACCTAGTGACCAAATTGTTACCTGTTGTCGCCGGAATCAACGACCCGGTACGGCGGACGCACTACCTGGCCCTGCTTGCCAGCCGTGTCGGAACAGCAGTATCGGACTTGCAATTCAGCCTGGCTCAACTTAAACTACCGCAGCCCGGAGTTAGAGCAACGGGACAACCTGCCAAGGCCCCTCCAATACGAAATCACCAAACAGAGAATTATTTTCTTTCGATACTCGTAAAACACCCTGAGTTAAGGTCAGTCTGCGCTGGTTTCCGCGGGGAATATCTTGAAAGCATCGAGGATCGGGAAATATACCGCCTTTGTTTGACTTGTGACGAACCCGGATTGTTTAAGACGAGACTCGATCCCGCGGTTTGGCAACGCTTGGAAATCGTGTCGGCTGGACCCGTCGCCGAAGATCGCCTGGCTGACAGGTTAACGGAGTGCGCTCTGCGCTTGGAAGAAAACTACCTGAAAGCCGCTGCCTCCAAAATCAAGGAAATTTTGAACGCCGAAGATAACAGGGGCAGCGCGTCGGAACTGCTTAGATACAAAGAACAGGGACTATCATTAGACAGCCGGCTTGCCGAGCTATATAAACGTAAAGAAGAAAGACGTCGAAGCCCCAGGAGGTAA
- the rpoD gene encoding RNA polymerase sigma factor RpoD, whose protein sequence is MEKERSENSINDEDLETPVAPADEEEEKEAEEETGPSGPGDLTAEDLSAEAEAESDTIPEGAEALLPDLEMPLEQLEHGIVDDPVRMYLHEIGRVPLLNAETEKMLAKKMEEGKRIREIREQCRLKDGHPPTAVETMVCMLQELVKAAVTVSMLQKQLGLPVSTNFKEAVFSPKLRASIDQEIDQELTKSIAEEQGAPVSQIEQALIDLSLNSDLLPKKVLDGIPSDMELADIDKLVVDPSFITRLEHYEHQLKNYLDTVEIEAKKAERHLIQANLRLVVSVAKKHIGRGMPLLDLIQEGNIGLIRAVEKFDFHRGFKFSTYATWWIRQAITRAIADQARTIRIPVHMVETINKLLSVSRSLSQKLGREPNPEEIAVEMELPADKVREIAKVSQLPVSLESPIGEEEDSHLGDFIEDQNALPPPDAASRQLLKEQIDNVLGSLTPRERRVLQLRFGLEDGRSRTLEEVGKEFNVTRERIRQIEAKALRKLRHPSRSRKLKDYLE, encoded by the coding sequence ATGGAAAAAGAACGATCTGAAAATTCGATTAACGATGAGGATCTGGAAACCCCGGTTGCGCCGGCGGATGAAGAGGAAGAAAAGGAAGCCGAAGAGGAAACCGGTCCCTCAGGTCCCGGCGACCTTACCGCTGAAGACCTGTCAGCTGAGGCGGAGGCGGAGTCAGACACCATCCCTGAAGGAGCAGAGGCATTGCTGCCCGATTTGGAGATGCCTCTGGAGCAACTCGAGCACGGCATTGTTGACGATCCGGTAAGAATGTATCTCCACGAGATCGGACGAGTACCGCTGCTGAACGCCGAAACAGAAAAAATGCTCGCCAAGAAAATGGAAGAGGGAAAACGCATCCGGGAGATACGGGAGCAGTGCCGCCTGAAGGATGGGCACCCCCCTACCGCGGTGGAAACAATGGTTTGCATGCTTCAAGAGCTGGTGAAGGCGGCTGTAACCGTCAGTATGTTACAAAAACAGCTCGGACTCCCCGTTTCAACCAATTTCAAAGAAGCGGTGTTTTCCCCCAAGCTACGCGCCAGTATTGATCAGGAAATTGATCAGGAACTCACCAAAAGCATCGCTGAAGAACAGGGCGCCCCGGTTTCTCAGATCGAGCAGGCGCTGATCGACCTTTCTCTGAATAGTGACCTCTTACCCAAAAAAGTGCTCGATGGCATTCCCTCCGACATGGAATTGGCCGACATCGATAAACTTGTCGTTGATCCGTCTTTTATCACCCGGCTGGAGCACTACGAACATCAACTCAAAAATTATCTTGATACCGTTGAAATCGAAGCTAAAAAAGCTGAAAGGCACCTGATCCAGGCTAACCTCAGGCTGGTGGTAAGCGTCGCTAAAAAACATATCGGCCGGGGTATGCCGCTGCTCGACCTGATCCAGGAAGGCAACATAGGACTAATAAGAGCGGTCGAGAAATTTGATTTCCATCGTGGGTTCAAGTTCTCAACCTACGCCACCTGGTGGATCCGCCAGGCCATCACCCGCGCTATTGCCGACCAGGCCAGGACGATCCGTATCCCGGTTCACATGGTGGAAACGATCAACAAGCTTTTGTCGGTCTCAAGGTCTCTGTCTCAAAAACTGGGGAGAGAACCCAACCCGGAAGAAATCGCCGTAGAAATGGAACTCCCAGCCGACAAAGTCCGCGAAATCGCAAAAGTCTCCCAGTTGCCGGTGTCGCTGGAGTCTCCCATCGGGGAAGAAGAAGACTCCCACCTTGGGGACTTCATCGAAGACCAAAATGCGCTGCCCCCGCCTGATGCCGCTTCGCGCCAATTACTCAAGGAGCAGATCGATAACGTCCTGGGCAGCCTTACTCCCCGTGAACGCAGAGTGCTGCAACTCCGATTCGGTTTAGAGGACGGCCGAAGCCGAACACTTGAGGAGGTGGGGAAAGAATTCAATGTAACGCGAGAGCGGATCCGTCAGATTGAAGCCAAGGCGCTTCGTAAGCTGAGACACCCCAGCCGAAGCCGGAAGTTGAAGGACTACCTTGAATAG
- a CDS encoding cbb3-type cytochrome oxidase assembly protein: MNEAQIAQAIVTVSLLLIFGGLFIWGWKTGQFKNIEQTKYVIFKRPEDDGKSTQSPGKGEKP, encoded by the coding sequence TTGAATGAGGCACAAATTGCCCAAGCGATAGTCACTGTATCATTGCTGCTGATATTTGGGGGTTTGTTCATTTGGGGTTGGAAAACCGGGCAGTTCAAAAACATTGAACAAACCAAGTATGTAATTTTCAAACGGCCTGAAGATGATGGCAAATCCACTCAATCTCCCGGGAAAGGTGAAAAGCCATGA
- a CDS encoding cbb3-type cytochrome c oxidase subunit I, translated as MSAHAEEVKQVAVPPESEFKETDKVAKIWFIFATLWFPFFTSFGLLLAIKFFFPDFLSESAWDTFGRIRPSHVNGVLFGFLSSGLLGIMFWTVPRMCARGLYKAKVAMFTPFLWNFGILAGIIWIMLGGSQGREYAELPWAIDIAVMACLFLNIYNIWGTILTRREPKLYVSLWYYMGTTLWFPIVYFVGNVMWHPATGALNGTLDGIFNWYYGHNVLGLWFTTLGIPAWYYFIPRLLNRPLYSHLLSIISFFSIALIYTGVGGHHLLQSPIPEWLKTVSVVMTVLMMVPVLAFMTNIGLTMRGSWHKLTQSTVLQFIFAGFVMYVLTSIQGTLQGLRSTNAYLHFNQWTISHDHLALLGGFGFLCVGGIFWLLPQIWGKQLWGGKLSMRTTWWVAFLGFLTFFSSMVVSGLIASGDWWMHLNVVETLPALRISFIWRAIGGGIIILGAYIFAITIFMTWWKSRVPFKAEIPELIEGVSAKSHSKWMNTSQEKINVPIITIGGLTGFLLMSFTFLVMSYMYAADAPSMRAQPLTEAQQAGLLVYKANGCEYCHNQFIRPQDWAMGYTSQAGDFYFSVPNFLGTERTGPSLGQIGGKRPTVWDIQHEINPRSRSPRSIMPSFAWMSDTDLNNLAAYLQSLGGEDLDPSGFYAPVPYEFSLISNPHVPLMMQVASYYDPETQTYTGPESLGKQWADIFEQGKTLFAQKCLPCHGDSGNGMGPYARQTLAHPANLHERIALFADAGGDAMHFWRIHEGVPGTAMPPWGWTVSDDDIFKIMTYEMSFVIGPGAVRTVSGDVSDQEGDDFDAQHHPKPLIPGTEQDFNKGKGLYAIYCAQCHGDDGHGDGPASIVTAGTGYIQPEPANFEESGGDFTNYGRWVWKVTEGVETTNMPPWKEDLTDIEIAQVILYEQSFSKPDDYNSKWAPLYTDPFAVNLMKGG; from the coding sequence ATGAGCGCGCACGCAGAAGAGGTCAAACAGGTCGCCGTTCCCCCCGAAAGCGAATTCAAAGAAACCGATAAGGTCGCCAAGATATGGTTTATATTTGCCACCCTGTGGTTCCCATTTTTCACATCCTTCGGCCTGCTTCTTGCGATTAAATTTTTCTTTCCCGACTTCCTGAGCGAATCAGCTTGGGATACGTTTGGGCGCATCAGGCCATCCCACGTAAACGGCGTCCTGTTCGGTTTTCTTTCTTCCGGGTTGCTAGGAATTATGTTCTGGACAGTACCTCGCATGTGCGCGCGCGGCCTCTACAAAGCCAAGGTCGCGATGTTTACGCCATTTCTCTGGAACTTCGGAATCCTGGCCGGAATTATCTGGATCATGTTAGGCGGCAGCCAGGGACGAGAATACGCCGAGTTGCCCTGGGCTATCGATATTGCAGTCATGGCATGCCTTTTCCTTAACATTTACAATATCTGGGGCACGATACTCACCAGAAGAGAACCGAAACTCTACGTTTCTCTGTGGTACTACATGGGAACCACGCTGTGGTTCCCCATCGTGTATTTTGTCGGCAATGTCATGTGGCATCCAGCAACGGGCGCTTTGAACGGAACTCTGGATGGCATTTTCAACTGGTATTACGGCCACAACGTTTTGGGATTATGGTTCACCACGCTGGGCATTCCCGCCTGGTACTATTTTATACCAAGACTGCTCAATCGTCCGCTATATTCGCACCTGCTTTCCATCATCAGTTTCTTCAGCATCGCCTTAATCTACACCGGCGTCGGCGGCCATCATTTGCTCCAATCGCCAATACCTGAGTGGCTGAAAACCGTTTCTGTAGTGATGACAGTGTTGATGATGGTGCCCGTCCTGGCTTTCATGACTAATATAGGACTGACTATGCGCGGGTCGTGGCACAAACTAACTCAGAGTACCGTGCTCCAGTTCATTTTTGCCGGGTTTGTGATGTACGTATTAACGTCGATCCAGGGAACCCTGCAGGGACTGCGTAGCACCAACGCTTATCTACACTTCAACCAGTGGACGATAAGCCACGACCACCTCGCTCTGCTCGGTGGATTCGGATTCTTATGCGTTGGAGGTATATTCTGGTTATTACCCCAGATCTGGGGTAAGCAATTGTGGGGAGGCAAGCTTTCGATGCGCACTACCTGGTGGGTGGCGTTTCTGGGCTTCCTCACATTCTTCTCATCGATGGTGGTCAGCGGCCTGATTGCCAGCGGCGACTGGTGGATGCACCTGAATGTGGTCGAAACATTACCTGCTTTACGTATCAGCTTTATCTGGCGCGCGATCGGGGGCGGCATCATCATCCTTGGCGCCTATATTTTTGCGATTACAATATTCATGACCTGGTGGAAAAGCCGTGTCCCCTTCAAGGCTGAAATTCCCGAACTTATCGAGGGTGTCAGTGCCAAATCTCATTCGAAATGGATGAATACCAGCCAGGAAAAGATCAACGTTCCGATAATTACTATCGGTGGTTTGACGGGTTTCCTGTTGATGTCTTTCACCTTTCTCGTAATGTCGTACATGTATGCAGCTGACGCTCCCTCAATGCGGGCTCAGCCTTTGACAGAAGCTCAGCAGGCTGGATTACTGGTCTATAAGGCAAACGGTTGCGAATACTGTCACAACCAGTTCATAAGGCCTCAGGATTGGGCAATGGGCTACACGTCACAGGCAGGCGATTTCTATTTTTCGGTACCCAATTTCCTGGGAACCGAACGGACAGGGCCGAGTCTCGGGCAGATCGGAGGCAAAAGACCGACTGTGTGGGATATCCAACACGAGATTAATCCTCGCAGCCGTTCACCTCGATCGATAATGCCGTCTTTTGCCTGGATGAGTGACACAGATCTGAATAATCTAGCCGCCTATTTGCAGTCGTTAGGTGGAGAAGACCTGGATCCATCGGGTTTTTATGCCCCAGTGCCTTATGAATTTTCATTAATAAGCAATCCGCACGTTCCTTTGATGATGCAAGTTGCGTCGTATTATGATCCTGAAACCCAAACGTACACTGGGCCTGAGTCTCTTGGCAAACAATGGGCAGACATCTTTGAGCAAGGTAAAACTCTTTTCGCTCAAAAATGTCTGCCATGCCACGGTGATTCCGGTAACGGTATGGGACCATACGCGAGGCAAACATTAGCCCATCCGGCAAACCTGCATGAACGCATTGCTCTGTTTGCGGATGCCGGCGGGGATGCGATGCATTTCTGGAGGATCCATGAAGGAGTACCTGGGACAGCTATGCCTCCGTGGGGGTGGACTGTCAGCGATGATGATATCTTCAAGATAATGACTTATGAGATGAGTTTTGTCATTGGTCCCGGCGCCGTACGCACGGTGTCAGGAGACGTTTCGGATCAAGAAGGCGATGATTTTGATGCCCAACATCATCCAAAGCCGTTAATCCCGGGAACCGAACAGGATTTCAATAAAGGGAAAGGGTTGTATGCAATCTATTGTGCCCAGTGCCATGGAGATGACGGCCATGGTGATGGACCAGCTTCGATAGTCACCGCGGGTACCGGATACATCCAACCTGAACCGGCAAACTTTGAAGAAAGCGGCGGCGATTTTACCAACTATGGTCGTTGGGTTTGGAAAGTAACGGAAGGTGTCGAGACGACCAATATGCCTCCGTGGAAGGAAGATTTAACGGACATCGAAATTGCCCAGGTGATATTGTACGAACAATCGTTTTCGAAACCGGACGATTATAATAGCAAATGGGCGCCGTTATACACCGATCCATTCGCTGTGAACTTAATGAAAGGGGGATAA